One Sediminibacillus dalangtanensis genomic region harbors:
- a CDS encoding MDR family MFS transporter, which yields MFKSLHPNIRVRIYTFFLSRIIGSMIFPFMAIYFTDKINAAAAGMLLLINVVVQFMAGLYGGFLADRLGRKRLMVMGETMKLFAFIGMLLVNAPWGTSAIATFAMMLVISVATGFINPAAEAMLIDVSTKETRAFMYSINYWAVNLSLMLGLMIGGWLFKTHFFELLIGLVGMSVITLWMTSVLIKETLQTEKSAAPKHYGLLPLLRSYQTVIKDLPFVLFTLGGIAILSLEFQRNNFIAVRLEQDIVPRAFTWIEGHDVLVDGVRLLSLLTVVNTVMIVLFTAVISNWIKNKPEQPIMYAGFILFGSGYAFMAFSNHIPGLFLAVVVLSIGELLYVPTRQSMLADIVDDSKRGAYMAFNGFVFQVGKMFGALGIIVGEAIGGMSMAVLYILFILFGIAFTRVAIIKKSIAVPAGSRLHS from the coding sequence ATGTTCAAGTCACTGCACCCAAATATTCGCGTTCGTATTTATACTTTTTTTCTTAGCCGGATCATCGGTTCGATGATTTTTCCGTTTATGGCGATTTACTTCACCGATAAAATCAATGCGGCTGCTGCTGGAATGTTATTGTTGATCAATGTGGTCGTTCAGTTTATGGCTGGTTTGTATGGAGGTTTTCTTGCGGATAGGCTCGGCAGAAAACGGTTGATGGTTATGGGAGAGACAATGAAACTGTTTGCTTTTATCGGGATGTTACTGGTCAACGCTCCTTGGGGAACATCAGCGATTGCGACCTTTGCCATGATGCTTGTCATCAGTGTTGCAACCGGATTTATCAACCCGGCTGCCGAAGCAATGCTGATTGATGTCAGCACAAAAGAAACGAGGGCATTCATGTATTCGATCAACTACTGGGCTGTCAACCTTTCGTTGATGCTCGGGCTGATGATAGGCGGATGGTTGTTTAAAACGCATTTCTTCGAATTGTTGATTGGACTGGTGGGGATGAGCGTCATCACGCTATGGATGACCAGTGTCTTAATCAAGGAGACGTTGCAAACGGAAAAGTCAGCGGCTCCAAAACATTACGGACTGCTTCCGTTGCTGCGGAGCTATCAGACCGTCATAAAAGATTTACCATTCGTATTGTTCACGCTTGGCGGGATTGCAATTTTGTCGTTGGAATTCCAGCGCAACAACTTTATCGCCGTCCGGCTGGAACAGGATATTGTTCCTAGGGCATTTACCTGGATTGAAGGACACGACGTGTTGGTCGACGGTGTTAGATTGCTTAGCCTGCTGACGGTGGTCAATACGGTTATGATTGTCCTGTTTACGGCGGTGATTTCCAACTGGATTAAGAATAAACCGGAACAGCCGATTATGTATGCTGGTTTTATCCTGTTCGGAAGTGGCTATGCGTTCATGGCATTTTCCAACCATATTCCAGGTTTATTCCTGGCTGTTGTGGTGCTTTCCATCGGTGAATTGCTGTACGTGCCGACCAGGCAGTCTATGCTCGCTGATATTGTTGATGACAGCAAACGCGGAGCTTATATGGCATTTAACGGGTTTGTCTTCCAAGTCGGAAAAATGTTCGGTGCACTGGGCATTATCGTCGGAGAAGCAATCGGCGGAATGAGCATGGCTGTATTGTATATCTTATTCATCCTATTCGGAATAGCATTCACTCGTGTCGCCATTATCAAGAAATCCATAGCCGTTCCAGCTGGAAGCCGCTTGCATTCCTAA